One window of Perca fluviatilis chromosome 12, GENO_Pfluv_1.0, whole genome shotgun sequence genomic DNA carries:
- the LOC120569509 gene encoding lactase-phlorizin hydrolase isoform X1, with the protein MDFLSVHIEYNCASASNFAKELSSLQMSSGDLPILIYEMTVHGCPYNDYQLLGNFVQALLNNNDLNIVGCDMMDMLAMLDVEDFPTSHDISQYHGIKTFRNSYQNVWNKFGAQSTTERDLFLNESFPSGFQWASSSESFKVEGGWVEDGKGETIWDRFGHDGLAFENQTADLACDSYHKVDYDVYLLRGLHVNTYQFSISWARIFPSGHRGSQSEKGAHYYDKLINALIESDIQPVVTLYHWDLPQALQDYGGWTNASIVEAFKDYADFCFSRFGDRVKTWNTFSSPWVVSHAGYGTGEHPPGVKDYVVASYQVTHNMLKSHAEAFHVYNDKYRKTQGGKVGIALNSDWAEPMDPSRPEDIAAADRYLQFMLGWFAHPIFVNGDYPATLKTQIEQKRNECPLSEPVRLPVFTTEESQRIRGTADFLGLNHYTSRLVNNSVGGCTTGPQGVGDFQAHVDPSWSSTASDWIYSTPWGLRRLLNYISTEYLNVTKVPIHITGNGMPTEYSGDTLDDTNRIEYMKSYINEALKAIFLDGVDVQRFTVQSLMDGFEGKQGYSQRYGLHHVNFEEADRPRTPKQSAYYYSEVIKQNGFGSLKGDVFKGAEMQLTRQPTALPSSEVPSKSKVVWEKFSHQSNFQRKLYHYGTFPQGFNWGVSSSAYQIEGGWNADGKGPSFWDTFTQKPGSIPANANGDVASDSYHRLNEDFYMLRALRVKSYRFSLSWSRIFPDGRRTSLNQKGVDYYNRLIEGLLVYNITPMVTLYHWDLPQALQDLGGWDNVEMINIFNDFCDFCFATFGNRVKFWMTFNQPHTIAWSGYGLGQIPPNVKNPGIAPYRVAHNLIKAHAKAYHTYDDKYRKSQGGLVSIALNADWIEPKDVHVPREVVAADRALQFQLGWFAHPIFKNGDYPDAMKWQVGNKSELQGLTETRLPSFTEEERSFIKGTADMFCVNHYTTKIVSHATLRLAPQSYEYDRDLSEAEEGGSPTTAISNQRAVAWGLRRLLNWIKEEYGDPEIYITENGVATDSKTTWDDSARVFYYKTYVDEALKAYDLDGVKLKGYIATSLMDSFEWLNGYKVGFGLHHVDFTNPNRPRTPKYSAHFYYQVIKDNGFPTPDDEKQLYGHFRKDFMWSTATASYQIEGGWRADGKGLSIWDKFAHTPLRVYNDDNGDIACDSYNKVEEDVAILKQLKVTHYRFSISWPRVLPDGTTKHINEAGLNYYHRLVDALLAANIQPHITLYHWDLPQALQDVGGWENETIIVKFRDYADLIFSRLGHKVKFWITINEPYNIANIGHGYGAAAPGISFRPGTLPYIVGHNLLKAHAEAWHLYNDTYRAKQKGIISITINSDWSEPRNPYKQEDIDAARRVVQFYIGWFAHPVFNGDYSNMMKTIIRERSLAAGLSKSRLPEFTPDEIKRIKGTYDYFGFNHYTTVLAFPVNYGNLQHYDADRGAGTIADRTWLDSGSSWLKVSPFGFRRILNFIKKEYGNPRIIITENGMSERGPIDLNDIHRSYYYEKYINQMLKAYLLDNVDIRGYTAWSLMDNLEWATGFSERFGLFYINRSDPKLPRVAKTSVALYSTIINCNGFPDPAMGPHECLNSVPEPTSAPITPAPNTVSFLGMKLSTSDAEIGLTTTFALLTVAVLGAICLSCFLYKAKKHFKV; encoded by the exons aTGGACTTCTTGTCAGTGCACATTGAATATAACTGTGCCTCTGCATCAAACTTTGCAAAGGAGCTGAGCAGCTTACAG ATGTCCAGTGGGGACTTGCCTATCCTGATATACGAGATGACTGTTCATGGTTGTCCCTACAATGATTACCAGCTTCTTGGCAATTTCGTCCAAG CCTTATTGAACAACAATGACCTGAATATTGTGGGATGTGACATGATGGATATGTTGGCTATGCTGGATGTGGAGGACTTCCCAACCAG TCATGACATTTCACAATACCATGgaattaaaacatttagaaacaGTTATCAGAATGTGTGGAATAAGTTTGGGGCCCAGTCCACAACAGAACGAGATCTTTTCCTCAATGAATCATTCCCTTCTGGCTTCCAATGGGCCAGTTCCAGTGAATCCTTCAAGGTTGAGGGAGGCTGGGTAGAAGATGGTAAGGGAGAGACCATTTGGGACCGTTTTGGTCACGACGGCCTAGCCTTTGAAAATCAGACAGCTGATCTAGCTTGTGACAGTTACCACAAGGTGGATTATGATGTCTACCTCCTGCGAGGTCTTCATGTCAACACCTACCAGTTTTCCATCTCCTGGGCCCGTATTTTCCCCTCAGGCCACCGgggcagccaatcagagaaaGGGGCGCACTACTATGACAAGCTGATCAATGCTCTCATTGAGTCTGACATACAACCTGTTGTCACTCTCTACCACTGGGATCTGCCTCAGGCACTCCAGGACTATGGTGGATGGACCAACGCTTCCATTGTTGAAGCATTCAAGGATTACGCAGACTTCTGCTTTTCCAGGTTTGGAGACAGGGTCAAGACCTGGAACACATTCAGTAGCCCCTGGGTGGTGAGCCATGCTGGGTATGGCACTGGTGAGCATCCCCCTGGAGTAAAAGATTACGTGGTTGCCTCCTATCAG GTCACTCACAATATGCTCAAATCCCATGCTGAGGCCTTTCATGTCTACAATGACAAGTACAGGAAGACACAAGGAGGGAAGGTAGGCATTGCATTGAACTCTGACTGGGCTGAGCCCATGGACCCCTCCAGACCTGAAGACATAGCAGCTGCAGATCGCTACCTGCAGTTCATGCTGGGCTGGTTTGCACATCCCATCTTTGTAAATGGAGATTATCCTGCAACACTCAAGACTCAGATTGAACAGAAAAGAAACGAGTGTCCCCTCTCTGAGCCTGTAAGACTTCCAGTTTTCACTACTGAAGAGAGCCAGCGGATACGTGGAACAGCTGACTTTTTGGGATTAAACCACTATACCTCTCGGTTGGTCAACAACAGTGTTGGTGGCTGCACCACTGGTCCTCAGGGGGTAGGTGACTTCCAGGCACATGTGGACCCGTCATGGTCCTCTACAGCTTCTGACTGGATCTATTCTACACCTTGGGGACTTAGAAGGCTTCTAAACTACATTTCCACTGAATACTTGAATGTTACCAAAGTGCCCATCCACATTACTGGGAATGGTATGCCTACTGAGTACAGTGGGGACACTCTCGATGACACCAATAGGATAGAGTACATGAAGAGTTACATCAATGAGGCCCTGAAAG CAATATTCTTAGATGGAGTCGATGTGCAGCGATTCACAGTGCAGTCACTCATGGATGGATTCGAGGGAAAACAAGGCTACAGCCAAAGATATGGTCTTCACCATGTCAATTTCGAAGAAGCAGACAGACCAAGAACCCCAAAACAATCAGCATATTACTACTCTGAGGTCATCAAGCAAAACGGATTTGGGTCACTAAAAGGGGATGTTTTTAAAGGGGCAGAGATGCAACTTACCCGCCAGCCAACTGCTTTACCATCCTCAGAGGTTCCGTCTAAATCAAAGGTTGTCTGGGAGAAATTCTCACACCAGTCTAACTTCCAGAGAAAACTGTACCACTACGGCACTTTCCCACAAGGATTCAATTGGGGAGTATCATCTTCTGCTTACCAGATTGAAGGTGGCTGGAACGCTGATGGGAAGGGGCCAAGCTTCTGGGATACGTTCACCCAAAAACCTGGCAGTATTCCTGCTAACGCCAATGGAGATGTGGCCAGTGACAGCTACCACAGACTGAATGAAGACTTCTACATGCTGCGAGCTCTTAGGGTAAAGTCATACAGATTCTCTTTGTCCTGGTCCAGGATCTTTCCTGATGGTCGGCGCACCTCCCTGAACCAGAAAGGTGTTGACTACTACAATAGACTCATTGAGGGCCTCTTAGTATACAACATCACTCCCATGGTGACTCTCTACCACTGGGACCTTCCTCAAGCTTTACAAGACCTCGGTGGCTGGGACAATGTAGAGATGATTAATATTTTTAACGACTTTTGTGACTTCTGCTTTGCCACCTTTGGCAACAGAGTGAAATTTTGGATGACCTTCAACCAGCCTCACACAATTGCATGGTCAGGATATGGACTTGGACAGATCCCACCAAATGTTAAGAATCCAGGAATTGCACCATACAGAGTTGCACACAACCTTATAAAAGCACACGCCAAGGCTTACCACACATATGATGATAAGTATCGCAAATCCCAAGGCGGTCTAGTATCCATTGCCCTGAATGCTGATTGGATTGAACCTAAAGATGTTCATGTTCCCCGTGAAGTAGTGGCTGCTGACCGCGCTCTGCAGTTCCAACTGGGCTGGTTTGCTCACCCCATTTTCAAGAACGGGGACTATCCTGATGCAATGAAGTGGCAAGTTGGAAACAAAAGTGAACTCCAGGGTCTTACAGAGACAAGACTGCCTTCCTTCACTGAAGAAGAAAGGAGCTTCATCAAGGGAACAGCTGACATGTTCTGTGTAAATCATTACACTACAAAGATAGTAAGCCATGCTACATTGAGGCTTGCCCCTCAATCTTATGAATATGACCGGGACTTGTCAGAAGCTGAGGAAGGTGGTTCACCAACAACTGCCATCAGTAACCAGAGAGCTGTAGCATGGGGCTTGAGAAGACTCCTCAACTGGATCAAAGAGGAGTATGGAGATCCAGAGATTTACATAACTGAGAATGGAGTTGCGACAGACTCAAAGACAACTTGGGATGACTCTGCCAGAGTATTTTATTACAAGACCTATGTTGATGAGGCTCTGAAAG CCTATGATCTTGATGGCGTGAAGTTGAAAGGATACATAGCAACATCTTTAATGGATTCTTTTGAGTGGCTCAATGGGTACAAAGTTGGATTTGGGCTGCACCATGTGGACTTCACTAACCCAAACCGGCCGAGAACACCAAAGTATTCAGCTCATTTCTACTACCAAGTCATAAAGGACAATGGTTTCCCTACACCTGATGATGAGAAGCAACTTTATGGACATTTCCGCAAAGATTTTATGTGGAGTACTGCAACGGCATCATACCAG ATTGAAGGGGGATGGAGAGCAGATGGAAAAGGTCTTAGCATCTGGGACAAGTTTGCTCACACTCCTCTCCGAGTGTACAATGATGACAATGGTGACATAGCCTGCGACAGTTACAATAAAGTAGAAGAGGATGTTGCTATATTGAAGCAACTTAAGGTGACCCATTATCGTTTCTCCATATCCTGGCCAAGGGTGCTTCCTGATGGCACTACCAAGCACATCAATGAGGCTGGACTCAACTACTACCACAGATTGGTGGATGCACTGCTTGCAGCAAACATCCAACCCCAT ATCACTCTCTACCACTGGGACCTTCCACAAGCTCTCCAGGATGTTGGTGGCTGGGAGAATGAGACTATTATTGTCAAATTCAGGGATTACGCTGATCTCATCTTTAGCCGTCTTGGCCACAAAGTGAAATTTTGGATCACTATTAATGAGCCGTACAATATCGCCAATATAGGCCACGGCTATGGAGCAGCTGCCCCAG GGATCAGTTTCCGACCAGGCACTCTGCCCTACATTGTGGGTCACAACCTGCTTAAAGCTCACGCTGAAGCCTGGCATCTCTACAATGACACGTACCGGGCCAAACAGAAAGGAATTATCTCTATCACCATCAACTCTGACTGGTCAGAACCCAGAAATCCCTATAAGCAGGAGGACATCGATGCTGCAAGACGTGTGGTGCAg TTCTACATTGGCTGGTTTGCCCATCCTGTTTTTAATGGAGACTACAGCAACATGATGAAGACAATCATTCGAGAGCGAAGCTTAGCTGCTGGTCTTTCTAAATCTCG GCTGCCTGAGTTCACTCCTGATGAGATAAAGAGGATTAAGGGTACCTATGATTATTTTGGGTTCAACCATTACACCACTGTCCTGGCATTCCCTGTGAACTATGGAAACCTTCAGCACTATGATGCTGATAG GGGTGCAGGAACAATAGCTGATCGTACCTGGCTGGATTCAGGCTCATCCTGGCTGAAGGTCTCTCCGTTTGGATTCCGCCGGATATTAAACTTCATTAAGAAAGAGTATGGAAATCCACGTATTATCATCACAGAAAATGGCATGTCAGAGCGGGGACCTATTGACCTTAATGATATTCATAGGAGCTACTACTATGAAAAATACATCAACCAGATGCTGAAAG CATACTTGCTAGATAACGTGGATATCCGTGGTTACACAGCTTGGTCACTGATGGACAACCTAGAGTGGGCTACTGGCTTTTCAGAGAGATTTGGCCTTTTCTACATCAATCGCTCAGACCCTAAACTGCCTCGAGTTGCCAAGACTTCTGTCGCCCTCTACTCCACCATCATCAACTGCAACGGATTCCCCGACCCCGCCATGGGTCCCCAT
- the LOC120569509 gene encoding lactase-phlorizin hydrolase isoform X2 → MFQQYAEFAFQEFGALVHSWVTLSDLDDVWHDGQPSGAPGPLQNILQLNKNIYQLYHQRFPDKGRRLSIGLRAKDVEILPLIKDSTTMDFLSVHIEYNCASASNFAKELSSLQMSSGDLPILIYEMTVHGCPYNDYQLLGNFVQALLNNNDLNIVGCDMMDMLAMLDVEDFPTSHDISQYHGIKTFRNSYQNVWNKFGAQSTTERDLFLNESFPSGFQWASSSESFKVEGGWVEDGKGETIWDRFGHDGLAFENQTADLACDSYHKVDYDVYLLRGLHVNTYQFSISWARIFPSGHRGSQSEKGAHYYDKLINALIESDIQPVVTLYHWDLPQALQDYGGWTNASIVEAFKDYADFCFSRFGDRVKTWNTFSSPWVVSHAGYGTGEHPPGVKDYVVASYQVTHNMLKSHAEAFHVYNDKYRKTQGGKVGIALNSDWAEPMDPSRPEDIAAADRYLQFMLGWFAHPIFVNGDYPATLKTQIEQKRNECPLSEPVRLPVFTTEESQRIRGTADFLGLNHYTSRLVNNSVGGCTTGPQGVGDFQAHVDPSWSSTASDWIYSTPWGLRRLLNYISTEYLNVTKVPIHITGNGMPTEYSGDTLDDTNRIEYMKSYINEALKAIFLDGVDVQRFTVQSLMDGFEGKQGYSQRYGLHHVNFEEADRPRTPKQSAYYYSEVIKQNGFGSLKGDVFKGAEMQLTRQPTALPSSEVPSKSKVVWEKFSHQSNFQRKLYHYGTFPQGFNWGVSSSAYQIEGGWNADGKGPSFWDTFTQKPGSIPANANGDVASDSYHRLNEDFYMLRALRVKSYRFSLSWSRIFPDGRRTSLNQKGVDYYNRLIEGLLVYNITPMVTLYHWDLPQALQDLGGWDNVEMINIFNDFCDFCFATFGNRVKFWMTFNQPHTIAWSGYGLGQIPPNVKNPGIAPYRVAHNLIKAHAKAYHTYDDKYRKSQGGLVSIALNADWIEPKDVHVPREVVAADRALQFQLGWFAHPIFKNGDYPDAMKWQVGNKSELQGLTETRLPSFTEEERSFIKGTADMFCVNHYTTKIVSHATLRLAPQSYEYDRDLSEAEEGGSPTTAISNQRAVAWGLRRLLNWIKEEYGDPEIYITENGVATDSKTTWDDSARVFYYKTYVDEALKAYDLDGVKLKGYIATSLMDSFEWLNGYKVGFGLHHVDFTNPNRPRTPKYSAHFYYQVIKDNGFPTPDDEKQLYGHFRKDFMWSTATASYQIEGGWRADGKGLSIWDKFAHTPLRVYNDDNGDIACDSYNKVEEDVAILKQLKVTHYRFSISWPRVLPDGTTKHINEAGLNYYHRLVDALLAANIQPHITLYHWDLPQALQDVGGWENETIIVKFRDYADLIFSRLGHKVKFWITINEPYNIANIGHGYGAAAPGFLLHNAIHLTLLRHINVCSLVWCEKQVKTRNVIETVLHGHEVRKQCYFMYYNP, encoded by the exons GGAGACGTTTGTCAATCGGGTTGAGAGCTAAAGACGTTGAAATTCTTCCCCTGATCAAAGATTCAACTACA aTGGACTTCTTGTCAGTGCACATTGAATATAACTGTGCCTCTGCATCAAACTTTGCAAAGGAGCTGAGCAGCTTACAG ATGTCCAGTGGGGACTTGCCTATCCTGATATACGAGATGACTGTTCATGGTTGTCCCTACAATGATTACCAGCTTCTTGGCAATTTCGTCCAAG CCTTATTGAACAACAATGACCTGAATATTGTGGGATGTGACATGATGGATATGTTGGCTATGCTGGATGTGGAGGACTTCCCAACCAG TCATGACATTTCACAATACCATGgaattaaaacatttagaaacaGTTATCAGAATGTGTGGAATAAGTTTGGGGCCCAGTCCACAACAGAACGAGATCTTTTCCTCAATGAATCATTCCCTTCTGGCTTCCAATGGGCCAGTTCCAGTGAATCCTTCAAGGTTGAGGGAGGCTGGGTAGAAGATGGTAAGGGAGAGACCATTTGGGACCGTTTTGGTCACGACGGCCTAGCCTTTGAAAATCAGACAGCTGATCTAGCTTGTGACAGTTACCACAAGGTGGATTATGATGTCTACCTCCTGCGAGGTCTTCATGTCAACACCTACCAGTTTTCCATCTCCTGGGCCCGTATTTTCCCCTCAGGCCACCGgggcagccaatcagagaaaGGGGCGCACTACTATGACAAGCTGATCAATGCTCTCATTGAGTCTGACATACAACCTGTTGTCACTCTCTACCACTGGGATCTGCCTCAGGCACTCCAGGACTATGGTGGATGGACCAACGCTTCCATTGTTGAAGCATTCAAGGATTACGCAGACTTCTGCTTTTCCAGGTTTGGAGACAGGGTCAAGACCTGGAACACATTCAGTAGCCCCTGGGTGGTGAGCCATGCTGGGTATGGCACTGGTGAGCATCCCCCTGGAGTAAAAGATTACGTGGTTGCCTCCTATCAG GTCACTCACAATATGCTCAAATCCCATGCTGAGGCCTTTCATGTCTACAATGACAAGTACAGGAAGACACAAGGAGGGAAGGTAGGCATTGCATTGAACTCTGACTGGGCTGAGCCCATGGACCCCTCCAGACCTGAAGACATAGCAGCTGCAGATCGCTACCTGCAGTTCATGCTGGGCTGGTTTGCACATCCCATCTTTGTAAATGGAGATTATCCTGCAACACTCAAGACTCAGATTGAACAGAAAAGAAACGAGTGTCCCCTCTCTGAGCCTGTAAGACTTCCAGTTTTCACTACTGAAGAGAGCCAGCGGATACGTGGAACAGCTGACTTTTTGGGATTAAACCACTATACCTCTCGGTTGGTCAACAACAGTGTTGGTGGCTGCACCACTGGTCCTCAGGGGGTAGGTGACTTCCAGGCACATGTGGACCCGTCATGGTCCTCTACAGCTTCTGACTGGATCTATTCTACACCTTGGGGACTTAGAAGGCTTCTAAACTACATTTCCACTGAATACTTGAATGTTACCAAAGTGCCCATCCACATTACTGGGAATGGTATGCCTACTGAGTACAGTGGGGACACTCTCGATGACACCAATAGGATAGAGTACATGAAGAGTTACATCAATGAGGCCCTGAAAG CAATATTCTTAGATGGAGTCGATGTGCAGCGATTCACAGTGCAGTCACTCATGGATGGATTCGAGGGAAAACAAGGCTACAGCCAAAGATATGGTCTTCACCATGTCAATTTCGAAGAAGCAGACAGACCAAGAACCCCAAAACAATCAGCATATTACTACTCTGAGGTCATCAAGCAAAACGGATTTGGGTCACTAAAAGGGGATGTTTTTAAAGGGGCAGAGATGCAACTTACCCGCCAGCCAACTGCTTTACCATCCTCAGAGGTTCCGTCTAAATCAAAGGTTGTCTGGGAGAAATTCTCACACCAGTCTAACTTCCAGAGAAAACTGTACCACTACGGCACTTTCCCACAAGGATTCAATTGGGGAGTATCATCTTCTGCTTACCAGATTGAAGGTGGCTGGAACGCTGATGGGAAGGGGCCAAGCTTCTGGGATACGTTCACCCAAAAACCTGGCAGTATTCCTGCTAACGCCAATGGAGATGTGGCCAGTGACAGCTACCACAGACTGAATGAAGACTTCTACATGCTGCGAGCTCTTAGGGTAAAGTCATACAGATTCTCTTTGTCCTGGTCCAGGATCTTTCCTGATGGTCGGCGCACCTCCCTGAACCAGAAAGGTGTTGACTACTACAATAGACTCATTGAGGGCCTCTTAGTATACAACATCACTCCCATGGTGACTCTCTACCACTGGGACCTTCCTCAAGCTTTACAAGACCTCGGTGGCTGGGACAATGTAGAGATGATTAATATTTTTAACGACTTTTGTGACTTCTGCTTTGCCACCTTTGGCAACAGAGTGAAATTTTGGATGACCTTCAACCAGCCTCACACAATTGCATGGTCAGGATATGGACTTGGACAGATCCCACCAAATGTTAAGAATCCAGGAATTGCACCATACAGAGTTGCACACAACCTTATAAAAGCACACGCCAAGGCTTACCACACATATGATGATAAGTATCGCAAATCCCAAGGCGGTCTAGTATCCATTGCCCTGAATGCTGATTGGATTGAACCTAAAGATGTTCATGTTCCCCGTGAAGTAGTGGCTGCTGACCGCGCTCTGCAGTTCCAACTGGGCTGGTTTGCTCACCCCATTTTCAAGAACGGGGACTATCCTGATGCAATGAAGTGGCAAGTTGGAAACAAAAGTGAACTCCAGGGTCTTACAGAGACAAGACTGCCTTCCTTCACTGAAGAAGAAAGGAGCTTCATCAAGGGAACAGCTGACATGTTCTGTGTAAATCATTACACTACAAAGATAGTAAGCCATGCTACATTGAGGCTTGCCCCTCAATCTTATGAATATGACCGGGACTTGTCAGAAGCTGAGGAAGGTGGTTCACCAACAACTGCCATCAGTAACCAGAGAGCTGTAGCATGGGGCTTGAGAAGACTCCTCAACTGGATCAAAGAGGAGTATGGAGATCCAGAGATTTACATAACTGAGAATGGAGTTGCGACAGACTCAAAGACAACTTGGGATGACTCTGCCAGAGTATTTTATTACAAGACCTATGTTGATGAGGCTCTGAAAG CCTATGATCTTGATGGCGTGAAGTTGAAAGGATACATAGCAACATCTTTAATGGATTCTTTTGAGTGGCTCAATGGGTACAAAGTTGGATTTGGGCTGCACCATGTGGACTTCACTAACCCAAACCGGCCGAGAACACCAAAGTATTCAGCTCATTTCTACTACCAAGTCATAAAGGACAATGGTTTCCCTACACCTGATGATGAGAAGCAACTTTATGGACATTTCCGCAAAGATTTTATGTGGAGTACTGCAACGGCATCATACCAG ATTGAAGGGGGATGGAGAGCAGATGGAAAAGGTCTTAGCATCTGGGACAAGTTTGCTCACACTCCTCTCCGAGTGTACAATGATGACAATGGTGACATAGCCTGCGACAGTTACAATAAAGTAGAAGAGGATGTTGCTATATTGAAGCAACTTAAGGTGACCCATTATCGTTTCTCCATATCCTGGCCAAGGGTGCTTCCTGATGGCACTACCAAGCACATCAATGAGGCTGGACTCAACTACTACCACAGATTGGTGGATGCACTGCTTGCAGCAAACATCCAACCCCAT ATCACTCTCTACCACTGGGACCTTCCACAAGCTCTCCAGGATGTTGGTGGCTGGGAGAATGAGACTATTATTGTCAAATTCAGGGATTACGCTGATCTCATCTTTAGCCGTCTTGGCCACAAAGTGAAATTTTGGATCACTATTAATGAGCCGTACAATATCGCCAATATAGGCCACGGCTATGGAGCAGCTGCCCCAGGTTTTCTTTTACATAATGCTATTCATCTCACACTCCTACGTCACATTAATGTATGTTCACTTGTTTGGTgtgaaaaacaggttaaaacaAGAAATGTTATCGAAACAGTATTGCATGGTCATGAAGTGAGAAAACAGTGTTATTTTATGTACTACAATCCTTAA